A single window of Malus sylvestris chromosome 5, drMalSylv7.2, whole genome shotgun sequence DNA harbors:
- the LOC126623408 gene encoding glycine-rich RNA-binding protein → MASAEIEYRCFVGGLAWATDNDALERAFSQYGEIIESKIINDRETGRSRGFGFVTFGNEQAMRDAIEAMNGQNLDGRNITVNEAQSRGSGGGGGGGGYSRGGGGGGYGGSGGYGGGGRREGGGGGYSRGGGGGGYGGGGGGYGGGRREGGYGGGEGGYSRGGGGAEGGSWRS, encoded by the exons ATGGCCTCTGCGGAGATCGAGTACCGTTGCTTCGTCGGAGGGCTTGCGTGGGCCACCGACAATGACGCGCTGGAGAGGGCCTTTTCTCAGTATGGTGAGATCATCGAATCGAAG ATCATTAACGACCGTGAGACTGGGAGGTCCAGGGGCTtcggcttcgtcaccttcggcAACGAGCAGGCTATGAGGGATGCAATCGAAGCCATGAACGGCCAGAACCTCGACGGCCGCAACATCACCGTCAATGAGGCTCAGTCTCGCGGATCTGGAGGAGGCGGTGGCGGAGGAGGCTACAGCCGCGGAGGAGGCGGTGGTGGATACGGAGGCAGTGGCGGGTACGGAGGCGGTGGTCGTCGTGAAGGCGGCGGAGGTGGCTACAGCCGTGGAGGTGGCGGTGGTGGATAtggcggtggcggtggtggaTATGGCGGTGGTCGTCGTGAGGGAGGATACGGAGGTGGTGAGGGTGGCTATTCCAGGGGTGGCGGTGGAGCTGAGGGCGGCAGCTGGAGAAGTTAA